A genomic window from Nicotiana sylvestris chromosome 11, ASM39365v2, whole genome shotgun sequence includes:
- the LOC138881662 gene encoding uncharacterized protein produces the protein MENVKLIRDRLRIAQSWQKSYADVRRRDLESDVEDWVFLKVSPMKGVMRFGKKGKLNPRYVGPYKIIRRIGRVAYKLDLPSELEAVHPVFHVSMLRKCIGDPSRIMPIDDIHIAEDLSYSEVPVAILDRQ, from the coding sequence ATGGAAAATGTAAAACTTATTAGAGACCGGCTGCGTATAGCACAAAGTTGGCAGAAGTCTTATGCAGATGTTCGACGACGAGACTTAGAGTCTGATGTAGAAGATTGGGTTTTCCTAaaagtatcgcctatgaagggcgtcatgcgatttggaaagaaggggaagCTCAACCCCAGGTATGTTGGACCGTATAAGATTATTCGGAGGATTGGTAGGGTGGCGTACAAGCTTGATTTGCCTTCAGAATTAGAAGCTGTCCATcctgtgtttcatgtatctatgttgcgGAAGTGCATTGGAGATCCTTCACGTATTATGCCCATTGACGATATTCACATTGCTGAAGACTTATCTTATTCAGAGGTACCAGTAGCTATTTTAGATCGGCAGTAA
- the LOC138881663 gene encoding uncharacterized protein, whose product MPEMVVPKAKSPLTRTPPFYPQRLAKKKNENQFKKFIDMMKSLSINVPLVEALEQILGYAKFMKDLVTTKRSMDCETIKMTHQVSAIVHSMAPNLEDPNAFTIPCTIGSANFAKSLCDLGASINLMRYSIFKTLVIVDDTSAMINVEDPLEAVLLNIDENEDEGRVECVNALHGIGSYSYEPRKLSLDLENRKTPPTKPSIKEPPILELKMLPPHLRMPFRLCNALATFRRCMMAIFTDMVEDILEVFMDDFSIVGDLFDECLNNLDRVLARCEETNLVLNWKKCHFMVEDGIVLAIELDKAKIEVISRLPPPTSVKGVLEKDAKFMFNEECIIAFELLKYKLTTTHIITAPNWSLPFELICDTNEVAVEAVLGQRVNKIFHMVYYASKTMNDAQVNYMVTIKELLAIVFAMEKFRLFVPEEEQLSILEACHSSPYGGHQGGVRTVLKVVSCGFYWPTLYKDASDLVKRYDECQRAGGISKKDELPLNTILEVDIWGIDFMGPFVSSYGNTYILMAVDYVSKAFDTLLAKYGVNYKFSTRYHPQASGQFEVSNREIKSILSKTVNANRTNWSKKMDNALWAYRTTYKTLIANLRVEQLNELDEFQFHTYSSSSLYKDKMKYLHDKYARSKEFKVGDLVLLFNSGLRLFPGKLKSKWSGPFEVVLVTPFGALDLKNKNGEVFRVNGHRVKHYLVKINDSHVVALIHLK is encoded by the exons atgccggaaatggttgtgcctaaagccaagtcCCCTTTGACAAGGACACCTCCAttttatcctcaaaggcttgcgaagaagaaaaatgagaaccagtttaagaaatttattgacatgatgaagagcttatcaattaatgtgcctttggtggaagcTCTAGAACAAATACTGGGGTacgctaagttcatgaaagacttggtgacaacgaaaagatccatggattgtgagaccatcaagatgacccaccaagttagtgcaatagtgcactcgaTGGCTCCGAATCTAGAAGATCCCaacgctttcaccattccttgcaccattgggagtgcaaacTTTGCAAaatctctatgtgatttgggggcaagtatcaacttgatgcgtTACTctattttcaagactttgg tgatagttgatgatactagtgcaatgatcaatgtggaggaccctctagaggcggtATTGTTGAATATTGatgaaaatgaggatgaaggtcgggtggagtgtgtcaatgctttacatggaataggctcttactcttatgagcctcggaaactctctttggatcttgagaataggaagactccaccaacaaagccctcaatcaagGAACCTCCCATTTTGGAGTTGAAGatgttgcctccacacctcag gatgccatttaggttgtgtaatgcactggctacattccggcggtgtatgatggccatatttaccgacatggtggaggacattttggaggtgtttatGGACGACTTCAGTATTGTGGGTGACTTATTTGATGAATGTTTAAACaatcttgatagggtgttggcccgttgtgaagaaaccaatcttgttcttaattggaagaaatgccacttcatggttgaggacgGCATAGTCCTCGCTATAGAGTTGGACAAAgctaaaattgaagtgatttcaaggcttcctccccctacttcagtcaagggg gtattggaaaaagatgccaagttcatgTTCAATGAGGAATGCATAATAGCCTTTGAACTCCTCAagtacaagttgaccaccactcatattattaccgcacccaattggagcttgccttttgagctcatatgTGACACGAATGAAGTTGCGGTTGaggcggtcttgggtcaaagagtgaataaaatatttcatatggtgtattatgcgagcaagacaatgaatgatgctcaagtgaattacatGGTGACTataaaagagttgttggctattgtgttcgcaatggagaaatttcggct AtttgtcccggaggaggagcaattgagtatcttagaggcttgtcattcctccccctatggtggtcatcaGGGTGGGGTGAGGACCGTTTTGAAGGTTgttagttgtgggttttactggccaactttgtacaaggATGCGAGTGATCTTGTGAAGAGAtacgacgaatgtcaaagagcgggtggaatttcgaagaaggATGAGTTGCCTCTCAATACTATActtgaagttgatatttggggcattgatttcatgggcccgtttgttagttcATATGGCAACACATACATTCTAATGGCAGTtgattatgtttcaaa agcttttgacacgttgcttgcaaagtatggtgtcaattaCAAATTTTCTACCCGttatcatcctcaggcgagtggccaatttgaagtctcaaacagggaaatcaagagtatattgtcaaagacggtcaatgcaaataggaccaatTGGTCAAAGAAAATGGATAatgctttatgggcttataggactacatacaagactctgattg caaatcttcgtgtggagcagcttaatgaacttgatgaattccaatTTCATAcctactctagttcgtccttgtataaggacaagatgaagtaccttcatgataagtaTGCTCGTAGCaaagagttcaaagtgggtgatttggttctcttgttcaattctggGTTACGGCTGTTTccaggaaagcttaagtcgaaatggagtggaccttttgaagtggtgcttgtgactccttttggtgcacttgacttgaaaaacaaaaatggggaggtcttcagagttaatgggcacagagtcAAGCACTATCTTGTCAAGATtaatgacagccacgtggtggcactaaTCCATCtaaaatga